The proteins below come from a single Bacteroidetes bacterium GWF2_43_63 genomic window:
- a CDS encoding MmcQ-like protein — protein MNIETFREYCLLKPGVTEEFPFDETTLVFKVGGKMFALTDIEGEFTIALKCDPEYSIELQERHSSITPAYHMSKIHWIDVNEATSFDEKLLKQLIDGSYDLVYKGLTKKVKDQISNRA, from the coding sequence ATGAATATTGAAACTTTCCGCGAATACTGCCTGCTGAAGCCGGGTGTCACCGAGGAATTTCCATTTGATGAAACTACGCTTGTTTTTAAAGTCGGCGGAAAAATGTTTGCACTTACAGATATTGAAGGCGAATTTACGATTGCACTCAAATGCGATCCGGAGTATTCAATCGAGCTTCAGGAGCGCCATTCCTCCATTACACCTGCTTATCATATGAGCAAGATTCATTGGATTGATGTGAACGAAGCAACTTCTTTTGATGAAAAATTATTGAAGCAATTGATTGATGGGAGTTATGATTTGGTTTATAAAGGGCTTACAAAAAAAGTTAAGGATCAGATTAGCAATCGTGCATAG
- a CDS encoding nucleotidyltransferase: MKIIIPMAGMGKRMRPHTLTIPKPLINIAGKPIVQRLVEDLMELVDEKVDEIAYIIGDFGDEVEEHLLDIATSVGSKGKIYYQNQALGTAHAISCAAESISGKVIVAFADTLFSTTQKMDISREAIIWVHKVEDPSAFGVVKTDNKDVVTKFIEKPTSPVSNQAIVGVYYFREGEVLRTEIEKLLADKVLVNGEYQLTDVLENMMQRGCQFSVYNVEEWLDCGNKNSTIHTNQRILDFAKNGTLISHDLNQKNSIIIQPCFIGKNVTITGSIVGPHVSIGEGSVISNCIISNSIIQSHCKISNANIDNSMVGNFVEYSEKYKELNIGDFTVIVQ, encoded by the coding sequence ATGAAGATAATAATTCCAATGGCAGGTATGGGTAAGCGCATGAGACCGCATACACTGACTATTCCGAAGCCGCTCATCAATATAGCTGGAAAGCCAATTGTACAGCGTCTTGTTGAAGATCTGATGGAGCTTGTGGATGAAAAAGTAGATGAGATTGCTTATATCATTGGTGATTTTGGAGATGAAGTTGAAGAGCATTTGCTGGATATTGCAACCAGTGTTGGTTCGAAAGGTAAAATATATTATCAGAATCAGGCGCTAGGAACAGCGCATGCCATCTCATGTGCAGCTGAATCCATTTCAGGGAAAGTCATTGTTGCTTTTGCCGACACTCTTTTCAGTACAACACAGAAGATGGACATTTCGCGCGAAGCAATTATTTGGGTTCACAAGGTTGAAGATCCATCAGCATTTGGTGTTGTGAAAACGGACAACAAGGATGTTGTTACGAAATTCATCGAGAAGCCAACCTCTCCTGTTTCAAATCAGGCTATTGTTGGAGTATATTATTTCCGCGAAGGCGAAGTTCTAAGAACGGAAATTGAGAAACTTCTGGCCGATAAAGTGCTGGTCAATGGCGAATATCAACTCACCGATGTGCTTGAAAACATGATGCAGCGCGGATGCCAGTTCTCGGTTTACAACGTTGAAGAGTGGCTTGATTGCGGTAATAAAAATTCAACCATTCATACAAACCAGCGTATTTTAGATTTCGCTAAAAACGGAACCTTAATTTCTCACGACCTGAATCAGAAAAATTCGATCATTATTCAGCCTTGTTTTATAGGAAAAAACGTGACCATTACGGGAAGCATTGTTGGCCCGCACGTGTCTATTGGTGAGGGCTCTGTGATATCGAACTGCATTATTTCCAATTCTATCATTCAATCACATTGCAAGATATCAAATGCGAACATCGACAATAGTATGGTTGGCAATTTCGTTGAATATAGTGAGAAGTACAAAGAATTAAACATTGGAGATTTCACCGTAATTGTTCAATGA
- a CDS encoding deoxyuridine 5'-triphosphate nucleotidohydrolase codes for MIKFAPLYKVRMKINIVNLSNNPLPAYETEYSAGVDLRAFTEENIVLRPMERKLIPTGLFISLPIGFEAQVRPRSGLAIKSGVTVLNTPGTIDSDYRGEIKVILINFSDTDFVIKNGDRIAQMVIAKHERAEWQLVPELDSTERGAGGFGHTGKQ; via the coding sequence ATGATTAAATTTGCACCTTTATATAAAGTCAGGATGAAAATCAATATTGTAAATCTTAGCAACAACCCGTTGCCTGCATACGAAACAGAATACTCTGCCGGCGTCGACTTGCGTGCTTTCACCGAAGAGAATATTGTTCTCCGCCCGATGGAGCGAAAGTTGATTCCAACGGGATTGTTTATTTCGTTGCCAATCGGATTCGAAGCTCAGGTGCGACCCCGAAGTGGTTTAGCCATTAAAAGCGGTGTGACAGTTCTAAATACACCAGGTACCATCGACAGCGATTATCGGGGTGAAATCAAAGTGATTCTTATCAATTTTTCGGACACAGATTTTGTTATAAAAAATGGTGACCGCATTGCTCAAATGGTCATAGCGAAGCATGAACGGGCCGAATGGCAACTTGTTCCGGAACTCGATTCCACCGAGCGCGGTGCTGGCGGATTTGGACATACAGGGAAACAATAA
- a CDS encoding ferredoxin, translated as MSKIDKHPILPVPECEKHSFKFNGSSVEGDKGFTIAAALHNAGFPVHSHSLQDRNRSLECGIGKCGACEMLVDGVIRRICITQIDGVKEVMEVPKDYMPEAKHSRQPQIKVYRTDVVIVGAGPAGLAAREILNQHDVSNIVVDNNAKIGGQFNMQTHQFFFFEKEKKYGGMRGFEIASALAGDNHEGIFLNCTVWDLLEGKRIAIKNIKTEEIFYIDCNHLIVATGAVPFMPTFENDDVPGVYTAAVVQKMMNTELTLLGKKILTVGAGNIGYLTSYQLMQAGAQVVAIIEAQGKEGGFPVQANRVRRLGIPVMLNHILVSAIPNEDHTGVVGAVIAEAHNFKPIPGTEKVIEGIDAINICTGLVPDDQLLSLGNEIFGRNCHGVGDAIRIGEGTSAVLRGKQSAYEVLDMMSVKYKYDDYLAVSKEYIDSQQHPVRVIEEPVLPVGDRKKKPFVQIDCLYGFACNPCAFACPYGAITKTSTSTVPVVDFDKCIGCMQCVYQCPGLAIFGYNIEKDQLFLPIEYEANEKEEVYLVDNNGKVLGEGVIEKILTKPNKTNVARVKSSTVHGDDLTKVRGFIVKSNYPEKPSLQTTSYKEEGATYVCHCDDVTLDEILERIGDRKFISVDEIKHTTRLGMGACRGKRCIRRLKTTIASKGITIVGDATPRGPLSNQVLIGELYPGKENEVIVPFTPGVKTERRKVKSLVAGGGIGGSALFRYLAEAGFSPVLVNHDRGASWRNIAGGRPAFSVPELSDIAIHNRDIFVELQKIKNVDYKPIRYVSFAHDDATYKALDASRAWSDAYMVDKKDFQKEISPYFNKNLSTYQSALITHDCWQATPGRVIDLIRSIGIQKGGSIMEDCELIDLRKEGSKYIVLVRDHNKQYVEFETEVFINALGPTADKFARKLNIETGLYPVRHQAFITRRLPLLGKDGDALDMLIDRRKYKAFSSVYGQQLKETGQIIGCASPLTDPKETDKNLKINSKEFLEIASEIFSDWIPQLASVGFQAVWSGYYVEPRYIIDPSLGLFVGLRGHGFMMSQYLAKMYVDKLAAKPVPEYFEKLALSGPGLSESAFK; from the coding sequence ATGTCAAAAATTGATAAACACCCCATCCTGCCTGTTCCCGAATGCGAGAAACATTCATTCAAATTCAACGGATCCAGCGTAGAAGGCGACAAGGGGTTCACCATTGCCGCAGCGCTGCACAATGCCGGTTTTCCGGTTCACAGCCACAGTCTTCAGGATCGTAACCGCTCACTCGAATGTGGCATCGGGAAATGCGGTGCCTGCGAAATGCTTGTTGATGGCGTGATCCGCCGCATCTGTATTACACAGATAGACGGCGTGAAAGAAGTGATGGAAGTGCCCAAGGATTATATGCCGGAAGCGAAACATTCGAGGCAACCTCAGATAAAAGTTTACCGCACCGATGTGGTTATCGTGGGTGCAGGCCCGGCCGGACTTGCAGCGCGAGAAATATTGAATCAGCACGATGTTTCGAATATTGTGGTCGACAATAACGCGAAAATCGGCGGTCAGTTCAATATGCAAACCCACCAGTTTTTCTTTTTTGAAAAAGAAAAGAAATATGGCGGTATGCGCGGTTTCGAAATTGCTTCGGCTCTGGCCGGCGACAATCATGAAGGAATTTTTCTGAATTGTACCGTGTGGGATCTGCTCGAAGGGAAACGTATTGCGATTAAAAATATTAAAACGGAAGAAATATTTTATATCGATTGCAATCATCTGATTGTTGCTACGGGTGCTGTCCCTTTCATGCCTACGTTCGAGAACGATGATGTTCCGGGTGTTTATACCGCCGCAGTGGTTCAGAAAATGATGAATACCGAACTCACATTGCTGGGTAAAAAAATTCTAACAGTCGGTGCCGGAAATATTGGCTATCTCACATCATATCAATTAATGCAAGCTGGAGCTCAAGTTGTTGCTATTATTGAAGCTCAGGGCAAAGAAGGCGGATTCCCTGTTCAGGCCAATCGCGTACGTCGTCTCGGTATTCCTGTTATGCTCAATCATATTCTGGTGAGCGCTATTCCAAACGAAGATCACACAGGCGTTGTTGGCGCTGTGATTGCCGAAGCACATAATTTCAAACCCATTCCGGGAACTGAAAAAGTAATTGAAGGCATCGATGCCATCAATATATGTACTGGCCTTGTTCCCGATGATCAGCTGCTCTCGCTGGGTAATGAAATTTTCGGTCGCAACTGCCATGGTGTGGGCGATGCAATCCGGATTGGTGAAGGCACCTCCGCGGTTTTGCGTGGTAAACAATCGGCATACGAAGTACTGGATATGATGTCGGTTAAATATAAATACGACGACTACCTTGCGGTTTCAAAAGAGTATATCGATTCTCAGCAGCACCCGGTGCGGGTTATAGAAGAGCCAGTGCTACCGGTTGGCGACAGAAAAAAGAAACCGTTTGTGCAAATCGACTGCCTGTATGGTTTTGCCTGCAATCCCTGCGCATTTGCCTGTCCCTACGGAGCCATCACCAAAACATCAACCAGCACGGTCCCTGTGGTAGATTTCGATAAATGTATCGGCTGCATGCAATGTGTTTATCAGTGTCCCGGTCTGGCCATTTTTGGTTACAACATTGAAAAGGATCAGCTGTTTTTGCCGATTGAATACGAAGCAAATGAGAAAGAAGAAGTGTACCTTGTTGACAACAACGGAAAGGTCCTTGGCGAAGGAGTGATTGAAAAAATTCTGACAAAACCCAATAAAACCAATGTTGCCCGCGTGAAATCATCAACGGTTCATGGCGATGATCTCACAAAAGTGCGCGGTTTTATTGTAAAAAGCAATTATCCTGAAAAGCCCTCACTTCAGACTACAAGCTACAAGGAGGAGGGTGCAACTTATGTATGTCATTGCGATGATGTCACACTTGATGAAATTCTCGAGCGCATTGGCGACCGCAAGTTTATTTCTGTTGATGAAATCAAACATACCACACGTCTTGGTATGGGTGCCTGCCGCGGTAAACGCTGCATCCGCCGATTGAAAACAACCATTGCTTCAAAAGGTATTACCATTGTAGGCGATGCAACACCTCGCGGGCCTTTGTCGAATCAGGTGCTGATCGGCGAATTGTATCCGGGAAAAGAAAACGAAGTTATTGTTCCATTCACGCCTGGTGTAAAAACAGAGCGTAGAAAAGTGAAATCATTGGTTGCCGGTGGTGGTATCGGTGGCAGTGCGCTGTTTCGTTATCTGGCCGAAGCCGGATTCAGCCCTGTTCTCGTGAATCATGACCGTGGTGCATCGTGGCGTAATATCGCCGGTGGGCGGCCTGCATTCAGCGTCCCAGAACTTTCGGATATTGCCATTCACAACCGCGATATTTTTGTCGAGCTGCAGAAAATAAAAAACGTTGATTACAAACCCATTCGATATGTGAGCTTTGCCCACGATGATGCAACATACAAAGCCCTCGACGCATCACGCGCCTGGTCAGATGCATACATGGTTGATAAGAAAGATTTCCAGAAAGAAATCAGCCCGTATTTCAACAAAAATCTGAGCACATATCAGTCAGCTCTTATTACACACGACTGCTGGCAGGCTACGCCTGGCCGCGTAATCGACCTGATTCGCAGCATTGGTATTCAGAAGGGCGGAAGCATAATGGAAGACTGCGAACTGATTGATCTGCGAAAAGAAGGTTCCAAATATATTGTATTGGTGCGCGATCACAACAAGCAGTATGTAGAATTTGAAACCGAAGTTTTCATCAATGCACTTGGACCAACCGCAGATAAATTTGCACGTAAGCTGAACATTGAAACTGGTCTGTATCCTGTACGTCATCAGGCTTTCATCACACGCAGACTTCCTCTGCTCGGCAAAGATGGCGATGCACTTGACATGCTGATTGATCGCAGAAAATACAAAGCATTCAGCTCGGTGTATGGCCAGCAATTAAAAGAAACCGGCCAGATCATTGGTTGCGCTTCGCCGCTCACTGACCCGAAAGAAACCGATAAAAACCTGAAAATAAACAGCAAGGAATTCCTTGAAATCGCCAGCGAAATTTTCAGTGACTGGATTCCGCAATTGGCTTCAGTCGGATTCCAGGCGGTGTGGAGCGGATATTATGTTGAGCCGCGCTACATCATCGATCCGTCGCTTGGATTGTTTGTTGGGCTGCGTGGACATGGATTCATGATGAGTCAGTATCTGGCCAAGATGTATGTGGATAAACTTGCTGCAAAGCCAGTTCCTGAATACTTCGAAAAGCTTGCCCTGAGCGGCCCCGGCCTGAGCGAAAGTGCATTTAAATAG